Sequence from the Rhizobium sp. TH2 genome:
TCCAGCAGGGACTTCGCCGCGGAGCAATAGCCGCAATATTGACGTGTATAGATGACGACCGAAGCCATGATCTTCTCCAAACGATTGGGTCTCAGCCCTTTGATATCTCATATAATGCCGGCGCCCGGCCTTGCAATGGCCATTGCGAAGGTCAGCACGGTCACATCCGCGGCACCGGCGCGCTTCATGACGCGGGTCACGGCCGAGACGGTCGCACCGGTCGTGTAGACGTCATCCACCAGAACGATCCGCTTGCCGAAAAGCTCCGTCTTGCCCTGAACAGTGACTTCGAACGCGCCGCGCATATTGTTCTCACGCTGCGCCTTTCCCAACCCGATTTGCTGCGCCGTGGATTTCTTCCGCCGCACGGCATTGGCGGCAAGCGGCTTGCCGGTGATCTCCGCCAACGCCCGGGCCAGCTCCGCCGATTGGTTGAAGCGGCGCGACAACAGCCGCCAGGTATGCAGCGGCACGGGGATGATCAGGTCGCATTCGGCGAGAACCTCACCGCCGGCACGCGCCATCCACTTCGCCATCATCGGCGCAAGCTCGGTCCGGTCGCGGTACTTGAGCCCATGCACCAGCTTGCGGGCCGTGCCATCGAACGTGCAGACCGACCGCAGGCGGTCGAACACCGGCGGATCGGCGATCGCCTCGGCCGACAGGAACCCGGCACCGAGATCATGCTCGAACGGCGTGCCGAGCACCTCGCAATAGGGCCGCTCGATGAAGCTGATATCCTGCCAGCATTCCTGGCAGAGCGCGCCATGGCTGGCGTTCATCCGGCCGCAGCCGGGACAGGTCGGCGGAAACACGAAATCGGACGCGCGATGCCATTGCGCACGCGCATATCTGACCAGCAGCGGCGTGAAGAATGGCCGCCTCGTTTTCGTGTCCAGCTCTTCCATTCCTTGACATTATGCGAGGCCTCGTGACTTTGCGAGAAAAACAAACGAGCGCATGACATGGATATTCTGTTCGATCCCGACCTGGTGGTGGCGCGGCGCAAACGCGCGGCGAAAAGCTTCGAACCGAAGGCGGGTTTCCTCATGGATCTCGCGGCCGAGGAGCTCGCCTTCCGCCTGCATGCCGTCGAGCGGCATTTCGATCATGCGGCCGAGATGTTTGGCGGCACTGGCAGTGTTGCGACTGCGGCCATGATGACGGGCAAGATCGGGGAATTGAAGCGCGTCGATGTGGCCGGCAACGCCGATATTGAGGCCGGTAGCTTCGAGGATGTTCCTCTAGAGCCCGCTTCGCTCAATCTCGTTCTGGCGCCGCTGTCGCTACATGTCGTCAACGACCTGCCCGGCAGCCTGATCCGCATTCGCCGGGCGTTGAAACCGGACGGGCTTTTCCTCGCTGCAATACCCGGCAGCGGCACACTCAGCGAACTCAATGAAGTCTTACTCGAGACCGAGACCCGGCTCTATGGCGGCGCGAGTCCCCGCGTCATCCCATTTGGCGATGTGCGCTCCATCGGTGCGCTGCTGCAAAGGGCGGGCTTTGCGCTACCTGTCGCCGATGTCGAGACTTATACCGTCCGCTATGAATCCCTTTTCGGGCTGATGAAGGACCTCCGGGCATTCGGCATGACCAACATGCTGGCCGATCGCTCACGCCGGCCGGTCTCGCGGCAGTTCTTCATCGAAGCGGCCAAGCTCTATGCGGAACGTTATGCCGACCCGGACGGACGCATTCGGGCGACCTTCTCGATCACCTATCTCTCTGGCTGGGCGCCACATGAAAGCCAGGCCAAGCCCCTGAAGCCGGGTTCGGCAACGGTGCGTCTCGCCGATGCTCTGAAGGATCCGAAGGGCTGAGTGTAAGGGCTGGGCACCCCCCTCTGCCCTGCCGGGCAGAGGGGGGTGCCCAGGCTGAAAACGAATAGAGCCCGGCTTAGCCGGGCTCCGATAATTGCCACTAATGACGAAACGCCTTCAGCAGCCGCCATTCTCGTCGGATTCACCGACAATGCACGCATCGCCCGGATTCTCCGACAGCACGCTGCGACGGATCGTATAGTGCCTGGTCTTGCTGTCCTTCGCCGGCACCGAGCCGGTCGTGATATTGTCGTAATCCATCGTGCTCGCCTGAAGCCGGGCGCCGGATTTGTCGGGCGCCAGCATCGGCGTGACGATCAGGGAAAGGGCGATCGCCGCCGTCCCGAACAGGAGTGCCATGTTGAGAGCGCCCATGCGGTTAGGCTTGACGCTCACGAACTCCCGGTCCGGCTCTTCATGCCAGTGCTCATTGTTCATCTGTCAGTCCTGTAGAAAAATCAAAATCATAACGAGCTTGATTTTTGCCACAGGGACCTAAACGAAACCTTAACAGAAACTTATTCTTAACGATTCAATTGAGCAGATCGACCAGGAATGGCACAAGCGGCTCGTCGGCCGCCGGCATCGGATAGGTCCGCAAATCGCGGGTCCGGACCCATTTGAGCGCCTGGCCCTCAAGGCCCCGCGCGATGCCCTCGTAGCGCCGGCAGATATAGAGCGGCATCAGCAGATGGAAGTCATCGTACGCATGGCTGGCGAAGGTCAGGGGCGCAAGACACGGCACCTGCGTGATGATGCCGAGTTCCTCCTTGAGTTCGCGGATTAATGTCTCCTCGGGCGTCTCGCCGGCTTCGACCTTGCCGCCCGGGAATTCCCACAGGCCCGCCATCGGCTTGCCCTCGGGGCGCTGCGCGATCAGCACGCGGCGATCCGTATCGACCAACGCACAGGCGGCGACCAGCACGATCTTCTTCGGCTCGCCGCTCAAACCCATTCTCCCTTCTGCCAGTAGGCATAGGTGTAGGCGTCCTTGAAGCCCATCGAATCGTAGAGGTTCCGGGCATTGGTGTTCTTGACCAGCACTTGCAGCCAGGCCTGCCGGGCGCCGCGTAGCCGCGCCCAGCGCAGTGCCGAAGAGGCCAGTTCCCGGCCGATGCCCTTGCCGCGCAGGTTCTTCGCGACCACGACCTGCTGCAGCCCGGCAAGATCGTTGTCCTGCACGCAGATGCCGACAGCCGAAGGACCATCTGCGCTTTCCATCAGGAACAAGCCAGCCGCCGGCTCGATTGCCGAGATGATACTCGCAACAGTCGCGGTCGTCGTATCGCGCGCCTCGTCGATCCTGACACAAGCTTCGGCAAACCGCTGTATATCATGGGTCGGCAGGTGATCCATGCCGCCCTCGAGATCGAGCTCATCAAGATCGGCCATCATCACCAGCGTCTCATAGCCGCTGTGCCAGCCGAGACGACCGAGCAGATCAGGCAGTGCTGGCGGGCAGAGCGGCGACTGGCGGATGGCTGCGTTCAATCCCTCGGCGGCGAAGGCGGCCTCGGCCGCGCGAATGCGGGCCTCCATGTCGCGCTCGTCATGCGGATCCAGCGGCACAAGGCTGTTGAGCCGCTTGGATGGATGGCCTGGCGTGATGCGAAGCTGCCAGCTGCCATCGAAAGTAACGCGCGCGGCCGGCCAAGCCCGGAAGCCCGCAGCCTCCAGCCGGCGGACCAGCGGCAATCTTGGAACGTCAGCTGCGATAGTCGCCATTGATCTCGACATATTCCTTGGTCAGGTCACAGGTCCAAACGGTTGCCTTGCCATCGCCAAGCCCCAGATCGACCTTCACGGGAATCTCTTGCCCCTTCATGACGGCGGATGCGGCTGCCTCCGAATAATCAGGATCGCGCTCGCCTTCGACCGCCACGCGGATATCGCCGAACGAAATCGCCAGGCGATCGCGGTCGGCCGGTTCGCCGGCCTTGCCGACAGCCATGACCACGCGGCCCCAATTGGCGTCCTCACCGGCGATCGCCGTCTTGACCAAGGGGGAATTCGCGATCGACAGCGCGATCCGCTTGGCGCTCTCGTCGCTTACAGCGCCCGTAACGGTCACTTCGACCATCTTGCGTGCGCCTTCGCCGTCGCGCACCACCTGATGCGCAAGGTCGAGCAGCACGGCGTTGAGCGCATCGGCAAAACCGGAGGCCTCGGAGGCCTTTTCGACGCGCTTCTGGCCGCGGTTTTTCGCCGCACCCGTGGCAAACAGCATCAGCGTGTCCGAGGTCGATGTGTCGCTATCGACCGTCACCGCATTGAAGCTCGGGCCGACGCCCTTGCCGAGCAGTTCCTGAAGTGCGCCAGGAGCAATATCCGCATCCGTCACGACAAAGGACAGCATCGTCGCCATATCTGGTGCGATCATGCCCGCACCTTTGGCGATGCCGTTGATCGTGACCCTGACGCCGCCGATCTCGGCCGTGCGCGTAGCGACCTTCGGATAGGTATCGGTGGTCATGATCGCCTTGGCGGCGTCGAGCCAGAAATCGCCCTTCGCCTTGCCGTTCATGTCGCCGAGAACGCCTGCGAACTTGGTTGCATCGAGCGGTTCGCCGATCACGCCGGTGGAGGCGAGATAGATCTCGTCCACGCCACAGCCGATCGCTTCGGACGCGGATTTGGCCGTCAGCTCGGTCGCCGCGCGGCCCTTCTTGCCGGTGAATGCATTGGCATTGCCGGAATTGACCACGACGGCACGCGCCCGGCCCGTCGCCAGGTTGACACGGCAGAAATCGACCGGCGCCGAAGGGCATTTCGAACGGGTGAAGACGCCCGCCACGCTAGCCGGCTCGTCGAACACCATCAGCAGCACATCGGTGCGGTTCTTGTATTTGATGCCCGCCTCTGCAGTGGCCATACGGACGCCATCCACGGCGGGCATGTCGGGGAAGGATTTGGGCGCGAGCGGTGAAACGGTGTGAGGCATCGGCTTCTCCGTCAGATCGGCACGGAAGTAAACAAAAATGGCACCCGGAGACCGGGCGCCACTTCGCGAACTATCAATTACTTGGCGGTCTTGTTCGCTTCGTCATAGAGCTTCTTGAGCGCCGGATCGTCGACCTCGATCTTTGCGCCTTCGCGCGAAGTCTTGAGCATTTCCATATACTTGTCGCGCAGCACGACTTGCTTGACCTGGTCCTTGACCTGGTCGAAGGCCGGCGGCGGGGCTGTGCGCTTGTCTTCAACCTTGATGACGTGGAAGCCGAACTGGGTCTTGACCGGCACCTTGGTGACGTCGCCCTTGTTCATGGTGAACACGACGGCTTCGAATTCCGGCACCATCATGCCCTTCTTGAAGTAGCCGAGGTCGCCGCCATCCGACTTGTTGGGATCGGTCGACTTGGCCTTGGCGAGTTCGGCGAAATCCTTGCCCTCGCCGAGTTCCTTGATGATCGTCTTGGCCTCGTCCTCGGTCTTGACCAGGATGTGACGGGCACGGACTTCCTCGACCGGCGGCAGCGCCTTGACTTCCTTTTCGTAGCGGGCCTTGACCTCGGCATCGGTCACCGTATCGACGACATGCTTCTTGAAATAGGTGTTGTGCAGTTCGCGATCGAGGATGAAATCGAGGCGCGCCTTGAAATCGGGCGTCTGGTCGAGCTTCTCGGCACGGGCCTTCACGGCGATGACCTTGGCGTCGATGATCGTGCTGAGTGCCGCGAGCTTCTTCTGGTCGTCGGGCAGCTGTGCAAGCTGAGGATCGAGGTTGCCGATGGCGAGGTCGAGGTCGGACTTCTTGATCTCGGTGCCATCGATCTTCGCGATGACAGGATCCTTGGTGTCCTGGGCAAAGGCGGGCAGGGAAATGCCGGTCAATGCGACGAGCGCGGTGGCGGCAATCAGGTTAAAACGGGACATCTCTCTACCACTTTCCTCTCAATTCGGAATTCGGGTTCGGGATTTGCATTTTTCGGGCTAAAAGGCAATCGGAAAAGCGAGACTTTGACCCGGTCCCGTTGACATGGCGAACACCCCCTCTTATCTGTCTCGCGACCTTGGCGACGCGAATAGCGGCGTGCGCCGGAACGTCTTTTGTCGGGTCTTCATTGAATCCCTCCAGGCGTTTAACGTGAAATAGATTTGGGAAAGGACCATAGCAATGGTCAGTCTTGGCGGCATCGCCCGCAAATTGTTCGGTTCCTCCAACGACCGCCGAATCCGTTCCTATGGCACCCGCGTCGCCGAGATCAATGCGCTCGAGCCGCAGATCAAGGCGCTCAGCGACGAGCAACTCCGGGCCAAGACGGATGAGTTCAAGGCGCAGCTCGCCGCCGGCAAGAGCCTCGACGACATCCTGGCGCCGGCCTTCGCCGTGGCCCGCGAGGCGGCGCGCCGCGTGCTCGGCATGCGGCCATTTGACGTACAGCTCATCGGCGGCATGATCCTGCACGAAAACGCGATCGCCGAAATGAAGACCGGTGAAGGCAAGACGCTCGTCGCGACCTTGCCCGTCTATCTCAACGCACTCTCCGGCAAGGGCGTGCATGTCGTCACCGTCAACGATTACCTCGCCCAGCGCGACTCTGCCCAGATGGGCCAGATCTACACCTTCCTTGGACTATCGACGGGCGTGATCGTGCATGGCATCGATGACGACCAGCGCCGCGAGGCCTACGGCTGCGACGTGACCTACGGCACCAACAACGAGCTCGGCTTCGATTATCTCCGCGATAACATGAAGTACGAGAAGAACCAGATGGTCCAGCGCGGCCACAATTTTGCGATCGTCGATGAAGTCGACTCGATCCTGGTCGACGAGGCCCGCACGCCGCTGATCATCTCCGGCCCGCTCGAAGACAAGTCCGACCTCTACAATCTCATCGACGCCTTCATCCCGCAGCTGAGCCCCGAAGATTACGAGATCGACGAGAAGCAGCGCTCGGCGAACTTCTCCGAAGGCGGCACCGAGAAGCTCGAGAACCTGCTGCGCGCGGCGGGCCACCTCAAGGGTGAATCGCTCTACGACGTCGAGAATGTCGCGATCGTCCATCACGTCAACAACGCGCTGAAGGCCCACAAGCTGTTCACCGCCGACAAGGACTACATCGTCCGCAACGGCGAGATCATCATCATCGACGAATTCACCGGCCGCATGATGCCGGGCCGCCGCTTCTCCGAAGGCCTGCACCAGGCGCTCGAAGCCAAGGAACACGTGTCGATCCAGCCCGAGAACCAGACGCTTGCCTCGGTCACCTTCCAGAACTACTTCCGCATGTATGCCAAGCTTGCTGGCATGACCGGCACGGCCTCGACCGAAGCCGAGGAATTCGGCAACATCTACGGCCTCGAAGTGGTCGAAGTGCCGACCAACCTGCCGATCAAGCGCCTCGACGAGGACGACGAGGTCTACCGGACCGTCGAGGAGAAATACAAGGCGATCATCATCGATATCCTCGATTGCGCCAAGCGCGGCCAGCCCGTGCTGGTCGGCACGACGTCGATCGAAAAGTCCGAATATCTCGCGACCCGCCTGCGCAATGAAGGCTTCAAGGACTTCCAGGTCCTGAACGCCCGCTACCACGAGCAGGAAGCGTTCATCGTCGCTCAGGCCGGCGTGCCGGGCTCGATCACCATCGCCACCAACATGGCCGGTCGCGGCACCGACATCCAGCTCGGCGGCAATCCCGACATGCGGATCGCCCAGGAACTCGGCGATGTCGAGCCCGGTCCGGATCGCGATGCGCGCGAAGCCACCATCCGCGAGGAAGTCCAGAAGCTGAAGACCAAGGCGATTGAGGCCGGCGGTCTTTACGTGCTGGCAACAGAACGCCATGAAAGCCGCCGCATCGACAACCAGCTGCGCGGCCGTTCCGGCCGTCAGGGCGACCCCGGCCGTTCGAAATTCTTCCTGTCGCTGCAGGACGACCTGATGCGCATCTTCGGTTCCGAGCGCATGGATTCGATGCTGGTCAAGCTCGGCCTCAAGGAAGGCGAGGCAATCGTCCATCCCTGGATCAACAAGGCGCTCGAACGCGCCCAGAAGAAGGTCGAGGCGCGCAACTTCGACATCCGCAAGAACCTCCTGAAATATGACGACGTGCTCAACGACCAGCGCAAGGTGATCTACGAGCAGCGCCTCGAACTGATGGACGCCGAAAGCGTCACCGAGGACGTCGAGGACATGCGCCACGAAGTGGCCGATTCCATCATCGGCAAGTATATTCCCGAGCGCGCCTATGCCGAGCAGTGGGACACCAAGGGCCTCCAGGACGAGATCATCAAGAGCCTTAACCTCGACCTGCCGATCCCCGAATGGGCCGCCGAGGAAGGCATTGCCGAGGACGACATCTCCGCGCGCGTCAAGGCCGCCGCCGACGACGAAATGAAGGAAAAGCGCGAGCGTTTCGGCGACGAGCTGATGAACTATGTCGAGCGCTCCGTGCTGCTGCAGACCCTCGACCACCTCTGGCGCGATCACATCGTCAATCTCGAGCACCTGCGCTCGGTCGTCGGCTTCCGCGGCTACGCCCAGCGCGACCCGCTGCAGGAATACAAGCAGGAAGCGTTCGAACTCTTCCAGGCGCTGCTCGCCAACCTCCGCAACACGGTGGTCGGCCAGCTGATGCGCGTCGAACTGGTGCAGAACGCCCCGCCGATGGACGACCTGCCCGAGATGCACGGCCATCATCTCGATGCCTCGACGGGCGAGGACGATTTCCTCGAAGGCACGCCGATTGGCAACACCGTATTCGCGGTCCAGGAGACGACCCGCAACCCGAACGACCCTGCAAGCTGGGGCGAAGTCGGCCGCAACGAGCCCTGCCCCTGCGGCTCGGGCAAGAAATACAAACACTGCCACGGCGCATACCAGACCGCCTGATCAGTCCAGCAACCGATGACCGTGCCCCGGATGGATAATCCGGGGCATTTTCGTTTCAATATACGTCCGAGCCAATCGCCTCTGATCCAGGCGGAAAGATGCCCGGCAGAATCGGCTCCATTTCAATGCAAGAGGCTCCAAGGTGCCTGACGTTGCAAATCCCGCATCCTCCATGGCATAGATGCCAGCGATCCCTATGGCGGATGCAGAGATCAATCGAAGAAAGACAAAATGTTCGTATCCAAAAAGCTCGTCTATC
This genomic interval carries:
- a CDS encoding methyltransferase domain-containing protein — encoded protein: MDILFDPDLVVARRKRAAKSFEPKAGFLMDLAAEELAFRLHAVERHFDHAAEMFGGTGSVATAAMMTGKIGELKRVDVAGNADIEAGSFEDVPLEPASLNLVLAPLSLHVVNDLPGSLIRIRRALKPDGLFLAAIPGSGTLSELNEVLLETETRLYGGASPRVIPFGDVRSIGALLQRAGFALPVADVETYTVRYESLFGLMKDLRAFGMTNMLADRSRRPVSRQFFIEAAKLYAERYADPDGRIRATFSITYLSGWAPHESQAKPLKPGSATVRLADALKDPKG
- a CDS encoding ComF family protein — protein: MEELDTKTRRPFFTPLLVRYARAQWHRASDFVFPPTCPGCGRMNASHGALCQECWQDISFIERPYCEVLGTPFEHDLGAGFLSAEAIADPPVFDRLRSVCTFDGTARKLVHGLKYRDRTELAPMMAKWMARAGGEVLAECDLIIPVPLHTWRLLSRRFNQSAELARALAEITGKPLAANAVRRKKSTAQQIGLGKAQRENNMRGAFEVTVQGKTELFGKRIVLVDDVYTTGATVSAVTRVMKRAGAADVTVLTFAMAIARPGAGII
- a CDS encoding (deoxy)nucleoside triphosphate pyrophosphohydrolase, coding for MGLSGEPKKIVLVAACALVDTDRRVLIAQRPEGKPMAGLWEFPGGKVEAGETPEETLIRELKEELGIITQVPCLAPLTFASHAYDDFHLLMPLYICRRYEGIARGLEGQALKWVRTRDLRTYPMPAADEPLVPFLVDLLN
- a CDS encoding N-acetyltransferase; this encodes MATIAADVPRLPLVRRLEAAGFRAWPAARVTFDGSWQLRITPGHPSKRLNSLVPLDPHDERDMEARIRAAEAAFAAEGLNAAIRQSPLCPPALPDLLGRLGWHSGYETLVMMADLDELDLEGGMDHLPTHDIQRFAEACVRIDEARDTTTATVASIISAIEPAAGLFLMESADGPSAVGICVQDNDLAGLQQVVVAKNLRGKGIGRELASSALRWARLRGARQAWLQVLVKNTNARNLYDSMGFKDAYTYAYWQKGEWV
- the argJ gene encoding bifunctional glutamate N-acetyltransferase/amino-acid acetyltransferase ArgJ, with product MPHTVSPLAPKSFPDMPAVDGVRMATAEAGIKYKNRTDVLLMVFDEPASVAGVFTRSKCPSAPVDFCRVNLATGRARAVVVNSGNANAFTGKKGRAATELTAKSASEAIGCGVDEIYLASTGVIGEPLDATKFAGVLGDMNGKAKGDFWLDAAKAIMTTDTYPKVATRTAEIGGVRVTINGIAKGAGMIAPDMATMLSFVVTDADIAPGALQELLGKGVGPSFNAVTVDSDTSTSDTLMLFATGAAKNRGQKRVEKASEASGFADALNAVLLDLAHQVVRDGEGARKMVEVTVTGAVSDESAKRIALSIANSPLVKTAIAGEDANWGRVVMAVGKAGEPADRDRLAISFGDIRVAVEGERDPDYSEAAASAVMKGQEIPVKVDLGLGDGKATVWTCDLTKEYVEINGDYRS
- a CDS encoding peptidylprolyl isomerase, whose amino-acid sequence is MSRFNLIAATALVALTGISLPAFAQDTKDPVIAKIDGTEIKKSDLDLAIGNLDPQLAQLPDDQKKLAALSTIIDAKVIAVKARAEKLDQTPDFKARLDFILDRELHNTYFKKHVVDTVTDAEVKARYEKEVKALPPVEEVRARHILVKTEDEAKTIIKELGEGKDFAELAKAKSTDPNKSDGGDLGYFKKGMMVPEFEAVVFTMNKGDVTKVPVKTQFGFHVIKVEDKRTAPPPAFDQVKDQVKQVVLRDKYMEMLKTSREGAKIEVDDPALKKLYDEANKTAK
- the secA gene encoding preprotein translocase subunit SecA yields the protein MVSLGGIARKLFGSSNDRRIRSYGTRVAEINALEPQIKALSDEQLRAKTDEFKAQLAAGKSLDDILAPAFAVAREAARRVLGMRPFDVQLIGGMILHENAIAEMKTGEGKTLVATLPVYLNALSGKGVHVVTVNDYLAQRDSAQMGQIYTFLGLSTGVIVHGIDDDQRREAYGCDVTYGTNNELGFDYLRDNMKYEKNQMVQRGHNFAIVDEVDSILVDEARTPLIISGPLEDKSDLYNLIDAFIPQLSPEDYEIDEKQRSANFSEGGTEKLENLLRAAGHLKGESLYDVENVAIVHHVNNALKAHKLFTADKDYIVRNGEIIIIDEFTGRMMPGRRFSEGLHQALEAKEHVSIQPENQTLASVTFQNYFRMYAKLAGMTGTASTEAEEFGNIYGLEVVEVPTNLPIKRLDEDDEVYRTVEEKYKAIIIDILDCAKRGQPVLVGTTSIEKSEYLATRLRNEGFKDFQVLNARYHEQEAFIVAQAGVPGSITIATNMAGRGTDIQLGGNPDMRIAQELGDVEPGPDRDAREATIREEVQKLKTKAIEAGGLYVLATERHESRRIDNQLRGRSGRQGDPGRSKFFLSLQDDLMRIFGSERMDSMLVKLGLKEGEAIVHPWINKALERAQKKVEARNFDIRKNLLKYDDVLNDQRKVIYEQRLELMDAESVTEDVEDMRHEVADSIIGKYIPERAYAEQWDTKGLQDEIIKSLNLDLPIPEWAAEEGIAEDDISARVKAAADDEMKEKRERFGDELMNYVERSVLLQTLDHLWRDHIVNLEHLRSVVGFRGYAQRDPLQEYKQEAFELFQALLANLRNTVVGQLMRVELVQNAPPMDDLPEMHGHHLDASTGEDDFLEGTPIGNTVFAVQETTRNPNDPASWGEVGRNEPCPCGSGKKYKHCHGAYQTA